One Phoenix dactylifera cultivar Barhee BC4 chromosome 8, palm_55x_up_171113_PBpolish2nd_filt_p, whole genome shotgun sequence genomic window carries:
- the LOC103695438 gene encoding microsomal glutathione S-transferase 3-like, producing MAVSVEIPREYGYVVLVVVLYVFLNFWMGVQVGKARKKYKVFYPNLYAIESENKDAKLFNCVQRGHQNSLEAMPVFFATLLVSGFQHPLIAAGLGVFYTVARFFYFKGYSTGVPENRLKIGGLNFVALFGLIICMASFGIHLLIRGVL from the exons atggCAGTGAGCGTAGAGATCCCGAGGGAGTATGGATACGTGGTGCTGGTGGTGGTTCTCTACGTCTTTCTCAACTTTTGGATGGGCGTCCAAGTCGGCAAGGCCCGGAAGAA GTACAAGGTGTTCTATCCTAACCTCTATGCGATCGAATCCGAGAATAAGGATGCCAAGCTCTTCAACTGTGTCCAG AGGGGCCATCAGAACTCGCTGGAGGCGATGCCGGTGTTCTTCGCGACGCTGCTGGTGAGCGGGTTTCAGCACCCCTTGATCGCTGCCGGGCTCGGCGTCTTTTACACGGTCGCCCGATTCTTCTATTTCAAGGGCTACTCCACTGGAGTCCCAGAGAATCGTCTTAAGATTGG GGGACTCAACTTCGTGGCGTTGTTCGGGCTCATAATCTGCATGGCCTCGTTTGGGATCCATCTGCTTATCCGAGGAGTGCTGTGA